A window of Cloacibacillus sp. An23 contains these coding sequences:
- a CDS encoding iron ABC transporter permease, whose product MRGRLFAAALLSLAALCAAPFFGAAAVDFHDVFEAGTPSCRIFWEMRVPRVLLAWLTGATLSVCGLIFQALFRNSLASPDMLGVSSGAALGAVLYIRLGFASAFLGVIGGGACAAFLGACAAVAVLCAAGSLKRGGFSASSLLLAGVALNFLCGSLNMIVQYTGGYTDSFRMMRWSMGGLDAIGPGAPLASLPAFIFVALAGWAAGPQLDLLVCGEELAASRGVSVRALRRFLFFAVSLAVGVNVALCGPIGFVGLMCPHICRRLTGWAGHRSLSVLCVFAGGLFLVLCDAAARTLWAPAELPAGIITSSAGALFFIRLVIKEAD is encoded by the coding sequence ATGAGGGGGCGGCTTTTCGCGGCGGCTCTGCTGTCGCTCGCGGCTCTTTGCGCCGCTCCGTTCTTCGGCGCGGCGGCGGTGGATTTTCACGACGTTTTCGAGGCCGGGACGCCATCCTGCCGTATCTTCTGGGAGATGCGCGTGCCGCGCGTCCTGCTCGCGTGGCTGACGGGTGCGACGCTTTCGGTCTGCGGGCTTATTTTTCAGGCGCTTTTCAGAAATTCGCTGGCTTCGCCCGATATGCTCGGCGTTTCGTCGGGCGCGGCGCTCGGCGCTGTTTTGTATATACGTCTCGGCTTCGCCTCGGCTTTCCTCGGTGTCATCGGCGGCGGGGCGTGCGCGGCCTTCCTCGGGGCCTGCGCCGCGGTTGCGGTGCTCTGCGCCGCCGGGAGTCTCAAGCGCGGCGGGTTTTCCGCCTCCTCGCTGCTGCTCGCGGGCGTCGCGCTGAATTTCCTCTGCGGCAGCCTCAATATGATAGTCCAGTACACGGGCGGCTATACCGATTCTTTCCGTATGATGCGGTGGAGTATGGGCGGGCTGGACGCGATAGGGCCCGGCGCGCCGCTCGCGTCGCTGCCTGCGTTTATTTTCGTCGCTCTAGCGGGCTGGGCCGCCGGCCCGCAGCTCGACCTGCTCGTCTGCGGCGAGGAGCTCGCGGCGAGCCGCGGCGTTTCCGTGCGGGCGCTGCGCCGTTTTCTGTTTTTCGCCGTTTCGCTCGCCGTCGGCGTCAACGTCGCGCTCTGCGGCCCTATCGGCTTCGTTGGGCTGATGTGCCCGCATATCTGCCGCCGTCTGACTGGGTGGGCCGGGCACCGAAGCCTCTCCGTCCTCTGCGTTTTCGCGGGGGGGCTGTTCCTCGTGCTATGCGACGCCGCCGCGAGGACCCTATGGGCTCCGGCGGAGCTGCCTGCCGGCATCATTACTTCGTCGGCGGGAGCACTGTTTTTTATACGGCTTGTGATAAAGGAGGCTGATTAG
- the cbiR gene encoding cobamide remodeling phosphodiesterase CbiR: MARLGFPGVSLGGVSWVVCGGFAENMRVLSRDVDDMQFVLFDNAYGSNIPTKDEVRALAELRRELRMSCTVHFPENVCMSLDVSERRRCEDSCLRTMGLFDELEPYAYVLHLCGERYGKRPSADMERWRELTVRSAERIAGAARDRKLICTETLDFDFDYIWPIVNEVGISACIDIGHLVMYGYPVEERLRKYLSAARVLHIHGVRPDGTDHSAMTYFDKGLLFRVLDILASDGRRRVMTIEVFEEDYGLSVDFLRKFARERAEGDLHA; this comes from the coding sequence ATGGCGCGGCTCGGATTTCCCGGAGTTTCCCTAGGCGGCGTTTCGTGGGTGGTGTGCGGCGGCTTCGCCGAGAATATGCGCGTCCTTTCGCGTGACGTCGATGATATGCAGTTTGTGCTTTTCGACAACGCTTACGGCTCGAACATCCCGACGAAGGACGAGGTGCGGGCGCTCGCCGAGCTGCGGCGCGAGCTCAGGATGAGCTGCACCGTGCATTTTCCCGAGAACGTCTGCATGTCGCTTGACGTGTCCGAGAGACGGCGATGTGAGGATTCATGTCTGAGGACGATGGGGCTTTTCGACGAACTTGAGCCTTACGCCTACGTGCTGCACCTCTGCGGCGAACGGTACGGAAAGCGCCCGAGCGCCGATATGGAGCGCTGGCGCGAGCTGACCGTCCGTTCCGCAGAACGCATCGCAGGAGCCGCGCGCGACAGAAAGCTTATCTGCACAGAAACTCTCGACTTTGATTTCGACTATATTTGGCCGATTGTCAACGAGGTCGGAATTTCTGCCTGTATAGACATAGGACACCTCGTGATGTACGGCTATCCCGTCGAGGAACGGCTGAGGAAATATCTCAGCGCGGCGCGGGTGCTGCACATACACGGCGTGAGGCCCGACGGGACCGACCACAGCGCCATGACTTATTTCGACAAAGGGCTTTTGTTTAGAGTCCTCGATATTCTCGCCTCCGACGGGCGCCGCCGCGTTATGACGATCGAAGTCTTTGAGGA